Sequence from the Amaranthus tricolor cultivar Red isolate AtriRed21 chromosome 16, ASM2621246v1, whole genome shotgun sequence genome:
ATACCTTGGAATCCGATTCTCACTTGGTTTCCTATTCTCTTTCTTCACAGCTGAAGAAAAATCAGGGACAGATTGTGCCAAAACAGAGTACCCCTGTTTTTTACAGTTACTCTGAGGAATCCCTTGAAATCTTACACTCTTTTTTGCTGgggaaaattctgatctgggtGCTTCTAGAAGTTTCTCATCTTCATCAAGTTTGAGTCGTTTAGATTGAAGCTTTGATTCTCTGAGTCGGGCATATGCGTTGTATCGTGGTCCTCTTTCTATGGAGAACAGATCAGCCATTAATTCAGGGGTTTTTGGGCTTGATTTGAACGGATCAATTGCAAAATCAGAGTAATTAAAGAGAATTGGTGAATTTGGATCAATAATTGAATGAATAGATCCAATATTTTCTGCCATTGTTGCGCAAATTGAggatttttatttcttgctctGTTTTTTGGGTGGTTTTAAGAATATATTTGAATTTCCAACGGTCGAATatatggaggaagaagaaagtaTAGTATTTTTGGGTTATGGTGTGTttttaatcaataattttttttttctaacgtTCTGATTGAGATTTTGATCGTGATTGGTGTCGTTTTTAAGGGTCAAAAAGGGACGATGAATAATCGGCGGAATTTGAGCCGTTGGATAAGGTGGAAATTTTTAATAGCCGTTTTGTGTGTAAAGGGTTGAGACTTGAGATTGATTTGATGATGTTTTATGCCACATGCCCACATTGTCTCCTACAATGTTTTGGGCCTTTTCTACAAAATGTTACTCCTTTACTTTTTGGGCCTTCAATCTTGAACGTGTAATGGTGAgatatatttaaaattctaaccctttttgtatgagactgtcttacCGAAAGACGAATCCATACAAAATGCCCATAATGTTAAAAGTTTCTAATATTTGAagttttaatttcaatattcaAAATAATGTAATATTCATTGA
This genomic interval carries:
- the LOC130802279 gene encoding uncharacterized protein LOC130802279 — translated: MAENIGSIHSIIDPNSPILFNYSDFAIDPFKSSPKTPELMADLFSIERGPRYNAYARLRESKLQSKRLKLDEDEKLLEAPRSEFSPAKKSVRFQGIPQSNCKKQGYSVLAQSVPDFSSAVKKENRKPSENRIPRYEKSVTPPPSMSKREKMYGKEAKVGGFGSKSVNSGEKQSNGKLMMGRKSYASFEELKGLSIAASNAINGGRKGGNLLRKSTVLSTRYY